In the Ranitomeya imitator isolate aRanImi1 chromosome 2, aRanImi1.pri, whole genome shotgun sequence genome, CCCGATTCCCCTGTTTTATCTGCAGCACCCACTCACAAGATCACACAGCAGCAGGCGGCCGATATTGGAGGAGAGCGCAAAAATGAAGGGTCAGAAGGGACAGAGGATGGTAAATGAGAGGATGGACAGTGGACCAACCATATGGTCACGCCAAAGGTGCACAGAAGGGCCCTCATTCACATATGTAactaatctaaataaaaaaaaaatgtgtaccacAAATATGATTTTTAAAGGGGCCTACCTGTTAATGACATCTACAATCACAAGACCAATGAGTGGAAGAGCACGGCTAGGAGCGTCTCCTTCCCGTAGGCTGCCCGTCACTGCGGAGGGCCGGCATGTGCTCGGCTTTTCTTATGCATCTTTTTAAAGCATTATATCTGTATTTTGcagaaactgttccccttccaccaGAAAacaattgtccccagtgtgtcacaTTTTTCTGAACTGCTAATTACACTTATTTTGTTAAGCTAGTTTCCGGCTACAGCAAATTCTAATTAATGCTAATTATGGGAAAGTCAACGGGGCCCCCGCTACATGGTGCAAAGCGAGTCGCTCATAAAAGGATCATTGAATTCAATGCTGCTGATATAATGTGCTGACATGGGGAGCGTCAGCCAAATAGCACCAGCTTCAAGGGAACACAGCCAAAATAGCAGATGCAAAATTAGGCATATACTACATCCACCCAAAACTAGAACATGAGGCGAAGGGCAGCGCTGAAGTACATGTAAAGGCAGAAAAGGTCACATTTATGACCCAGAGAATGGATGCTCGGTGGCTCCCAAAAAAATCATAGGATAATTTCAGAaccttttccacctttaatgtcacctatagtctgtacaaatccattgaaaaATAATCTGAAATCATGTTTAGGGTGAAATTAAAgttcataaaaataaaataatgtgatTGCATAAGTTTGAACACCCTTCAAACGTTGGGGTTGTGGCTGTGTTCAGAATTAGACACTTGCATTTAATTCCTTAAGGACCGAGCCACTTTGAGGGTTAATTACCGGGCATCATTTTTtatatctgaccagtgtcactttatgagttaataactctggatcgcttcaacagatcccacggaTTCTGAGAATAATttatttcatgacatattgtacttcatgatagttgtaacatttctttgatatgacgagcgtttatttgtgaaaatatcggaaatttggcaaaaatttgaaaaatgtaacAACTATAAATTCTGATGCCCCTTAAACCAGagggttatgtcacacaaaatagttaataaagaacatttcccacatgtctacatcacatttgaagtgaccttgaggggtctatatgagagaaaatacccaaaggtgacaccattctaaaaactgtacccctcaaggtgctcaaaaccacattcaagaagtttattaacccctaaggtgcttcacaggaattaattcaATACGGAAGGAAAAATTAAACATTTTACTTTTGTTTCTTCTCAAAAATGTTGTTTAGCccgaaatattttattttcacaaagggaaCAGGGGAAATTGAACattaaaatgtattgtgcaatttctcctgagcacgccgataccccatttatgggggaaaactactgattgggtgcatgacagggctaggaagggaaggagcaccgatggtctttttgaacacaaaaatggttGGAATGGAGAGCAGACCCCATGACGCGTTTgtcgagcctctgatgtgcctatacGGTGGAATCACCCCACAAGTAAGCCCGTTTTCAaacctagacccctcaaggaatgaatCTAtattgtgttgtgagcactttgaacctccaggtgcttcacagatgtttataacgtaaagccgtgaaaataaaaaaaaatctaatctttcccacaaaaatgttcttttagccccattttttttttagtcCGCTCCGTTCCTCCTGGCCGGCATGTCACAGGACATTTACATGATGATGAGATATACGAAAGGTTTCTAGATAGAGAGTGAAGAACGCCAgtcagatacaggaaagatatatatcttggtaccgtgttagccagtggatagaaaaatatttagaattctaaatattctaaatatttttgaacgCTATTCAGTAAGTTAGGATTTCCTGTTACTTATATGGCACTGACACTTTCCACAGCGCTGTACAGAGGTGGCCGTTGCTCACACCAGTCCATGTCAGAATCCATATACCCACTgtcatatagatatatacacacacacacacgtataaagGGGATTTGCACAGTTAGAGAAATAAGCTATCACAATAGGAAAACGGAGCTGTGCCTGGATGGCAGCGCCACAAGACCCCACGTGCCCCGAGGGGCACACAGGATTGTGTCCCTTTGCATAGGAAAGTGTATGGAGAAGACGTGAATGCTGATACGCGCCTGCTCAATGTATGCAAAAGTGCACCAATGCCTAAGGACAAAGggaagcaatgtagaaggaaaccTCTGACTCATGTACAGACAAGAGTACAAAGAAGAtaaagccttaaaggggttgtcccagtgTGGCATGAAAGTCCGCAGACAGGATTATTCTGTGCCGACAGACATTGGCGATTATGAGACCGCACGCGATATGCATACTTCTGTCCACATAGACGTACGTCACCTGGCTCACTTCACTTATACTGAGcgaggctgtgcacgtctagtcggaatgtggcagaGAGTGCACAATGCCTGAAGCCATATAACCGCCGGCTCCTGGAGAATCCGGACAGCGGGCGCggtgcgtgctgtgaggattcacacgcttGCAGTCAGTTACTGCAGACTTTCGTGTCAATCTTTGGAACATGACTCAGGATACCAGCAAAACATAAACGTGTGGACAACTCTGGCAAGGAGAAAATTATTCTTCCCTAAGTTCCCCATGTGTCAGATTGTCACTTGTGGCAGTGTCTCCCAGTGATACAGGCTGGTAGTATCCAGGGGCTGCGGTCACCTTTAATACTGTACTCTCCTGCTTGTCTATAGCCTGTCACATACCCTGCATCAGTGCTGCTTACACATACAGAGCCGTCACCTATAGGtagcaattaaagggaatctgtcaccaggtttttgtcacaaTCTATAAGCAGCATAAtgagacaaagaccctgattccagtgaagagtcacttactgggctgcttgctgtagtattAATAATTTATAGTGCATACTGTGCAAAAAAGTATAAGTGCGTATATTCGATCAAACTCACATAATAGAAGAGCTGTATACCCCGGCCTGCCGCCTGAGTTTGGTCGTACATATGCACTTATACCTTTTTTGCACTATTGCACTTGACTTATACCTTCTGTTATACTGCATGCACTTTTGTCTTTCACTTATAATTGATTCCTTTGAGACTGATTTATGTATTTTCATAGTGCGCACTGTTGCATTTTGCTTCAGCACTTCTGCTGCATGCTTAGTAATTGGATCTTATTAGGACCCCTGTTGGGACTGCCTGATACATAGTTGCAGCTATTATGTTTACTAATTTTTCTATATTGCACTATATATAAAAAGTTCTTTTATATACTAATGTTGCTTATGTTACTCCACTTGGATGAAATATTGCTATACCCTCTAATTCCCCCCATATATTCCTGCTTAGTTGTGTTACTCTGATGTGACATATTTTAATATTCTGATTAAATACATTTAGAAGAATTTCACACCCTCTGACCCTTCTCTGTGTTATGTGTGGTAGTTAAACAATTGAGAGTTATTGTTCATTAATAGAGGGGATACCTGTTTTGGGGAGACGGTCTCATTGCTCTCAGTTGGAGGAGCAGAAACCCAGTGACAGGCTCCTTTTAATAGACGTGTTCTTGCTTCTGGCGGAGAGATATTTAGCATCTTTCCTACAATTACCGCGCTTTGTGAGCCTTTACTATGGGACTAATATGCGCTCCGTCTGTTGTACCTGAACATGACTTATTAGGAACAGATCGAGTAGACAAAATTTTCCTAAAGACTGATAATTACCGCGCTCGCTACAGCTTAGTTTCTGCCTAGTGAAGCGGTACTGCGACTCCCACACGGCGCGCAGACACCCAATTATACCGTATCCAAGTCATGCATTATTGATGCGGGCCGTCTTACAAAGACTGGCAGTGCCGTACACAAGCAGAAAAACTGTGCCAAAGAACAGAGAAACCATCTCAGCAGAAGTCTGCGAAACACAGGCGCGGACAGAATGATTTCTCTGATGAATACGAGCTTCGGGTTAAAGCATTAACATCTATGCTGGGATTCTCAGGGCGGATTTCTTTTTAAGGTCCTTGCAACTGCTACAATTGAGAACTTCATTAATTATCCTGTACAACAGTGAAGTGCCATCAATCTCTCCCACAAACCCCCCAAACACTGAACTACTCCCTGCGGTGCCTTCTACAGGCTGCCACTAGATGTCACTAGTGAACCGATAAACCAGAAGGAATGATGGAGAAAGAAGACATAACGAGCGGAGACATAACGAGCCGCCTCATTCACTGGGATTCATTCTTCATGTCATCATATACATTTTTTCCTCTCCGTTAATAAATTGGCATCATGTTCCAATGTCAGAATGAGACTCATTAGCAGCACGGTCAAGTGTTTCAGGGGTTTACTCTGCGTGCAAAAACCTGACCTTACTGGAAGCCACAAAGCCCCCAGGGACACAGTGAGGCAGATCAGACAAATATTATGACCCTACAGTAATACTGTCGCTACCAGGATCATTACACCCATCAGCCAGAACATTAAAACTACTGACAGGTGGACAAAGACCGTTGGTTATCCCATGACCAGTGCCAGGATCTCAGAGACTTTGACAAAGATCAATGGGTCAGAGCATCTCCAAACTGGCTAGTCGTGTGGCATGTTCCCGTTACAAGCCGGTTGTGCCTATAAGTGGTCCAAGGAAGGACAACTGGTTGAAATGTCAGGACGCCGGGGCTGACTGATGTGTGTGTGGGGAGCGAACTGGAGCCTGACTGGTTAGATACCGCAGAAGACCTTCTGTAGCACCCAGCTGGCGAAAAGGCGCCACAACACATGGCGTGTGTTACTACAAAGAGGCGCCACAACACATGGCGTGTGTTACTACGAAGAGGCGCCACAACACATGGCGTGTGTTACTACGAAGAGGCGCCACAACACATGGCGTGTGTTACTACGAAGAGGCGCCACAACACATGGCGTGTGTTACTACAAAGAGGCGCCACAACACATGCCATGTGTTACTACAAAGAGGCGCCACAACACATGGCATGTGTTACTACAAAGAGGCGCCACAACACATGGCGTGTGTTACTACGAAGAGGCGCCACAACACATGGCGTGTGTTACTACGAAGAGGCGCCACAACACATGGCGTGAGTTACTACAAAGAGGCGCCACAACACATGGCGTGTGTTACTACGAAGAGGCGCCACAACACATGGCGTGTGTTACTACAAAGAGGCGCCACAACACATGGCATGTGTTACTACAAAGAGGCGCCACAACACATGGCATGTGTTACTACAAAGAGGCGCCACAACACATGGCATGTGTTACTACGAAGAGGCGCCACAACACATGGCGTGTGTTACTACGAAGAGGCGCCACAACACATGGCGTGTGTTACTACGAAGAGGCGCCACAACACATGGCGTGTGTTACTACAAAGAGGCGCCACAACACATGGCATGTGTTACTACAAAGAGGCGCCACAACACATGGCGTGTGTTACTACAAAGAGGCGCCACAACACATGGCGTGTGTTACTACGAAGAGGCGCCACAACACATGGCGTGTGTTACTACGAAGAGGCGCCACAACACATGGCGTGTGTTACTACGAAGAGGCGCCACAACACATGGCATGTGTTACTACGAAGAGGCGCCACAACACATGGCGTGTGTTACTACGAAGAGGCGCCACAACACATGGCGTGTGTTACTACGAAGAGGCGCCACAACACATGGCATGTGTTACTACAAAGAGGCGCCACAACACATGGCGTGTGTTACTACGAAGAGGCGCCACAACACATGGCGTGTGTTACTACGAAGAGGCGCCACAACACATGGCATGTGTTACTACAAAGAGGCGCCACAACACATGGCGTGTGTTACTACGAAGAGGCGCCACAACACATGGCGTGTGTTACTACGAAGAGGCGCCACAACACATGGCGTGTGTTACTACGAAGAGGCGCCACAACACATGGCGTGTGTCACTGCATATGGGGCGCCCAAGCTGAGCACCTACAATGGGCCATCAAGCAATGGAAGGAGGCTTCGGCTGATAAACCCTGATGTCCGGATATGAGTACGCCACTAATCAGGGGAAGAGATGGCACCACAATGGCAAGACACCGCAGTGCCAGTGTGATGCTCCAGGCATTGCTCTGGAAAACATGGGGTCCTAGCATTTATGTAGCTGCTATTATCACACATCCCatcgtaaggctatgtgcacatgcaggaaaagaggtgcagaattttctgcacaaaatccgcatctcctggcagaatccgcagccgcggatttgtcgtggtttttatgcggattttgtgtggtttttatgtggaattgatgcggattttgtgcggattttctgcggtttttcccactgcggatttctatcatggaggggtgcagaaacgctgcagatccgcacaaaagaagcgacatgcacttttatatccgcagcaattccgcactgatttttccgcaccatgtgcacagctttttttttcccattgaataacattgtactgtacatcacagtgcggatctgcagcgtttctgcgcggaaatatCAGCTGTGGAtcagcagcaaatccgcatcgtgtgcacatagcctaatggcagTGTCTTTTTCAGGACAATGTTTGTGGTTTCCAATAAACAGGAGCCGATCTGCAGTCTCGGGAGCAGTCACCATCCAGCTCAGTACACTGCATACACCCGGCCACCACCAGAGCTGGTAACATCTGATCACTGGGGGTGCAGGACTCCCACCGATATGATATGCTACGGATAGGTCATCACTGTCCTTGTAGAGTAAAACCCTTTCAATGCCATAATAAGCCCATTACTGAGCATGCAATGTAAGTGACAAGCAGTGGCATATTATTCGGGCTCTGCAGATGGTCATGTGTCCATCACCAGGGCTGGTGTGAACATCGCGGTCAGTCGGCCACATCAGTAATCGCTGGGCAGGAACCCTGAGGATCGCCTCCCATCTGATGGCATCCGTGCCTCTTTTAACTAGCCGGGCTGATGCAACATGTGCACCACACCACAATGAGGACACCGctccaggccagctaatcaaaacaAGAGCCACAGATGCTGGCCGGTAAGAGGCGATCCTTAGGGCTCCCATCCTGTAGGCACAGAATACGGACTTGGCCGATGGACCAGGTCCTGCGAATCAATTCTCATCAATTCTACCCATCACCTAAGCTGACGATTAGCCTGCTGGTGGATGGCGGACTGAAGAACACATTACAGGGACAACCCATGGATATTAATGAGAAAGGTAAAATGTCCCTACTACCTTGCCGTGGAGCAGTGAGGAAAATGACAGCTGTCAAGTTCCTCATCAAGTGATGATTGGTGCGCACAACAGTAGGACTTGCTGTGACAAGCTGATATTTTGGGTCCTCCAAACAAAATGGGTCATACTAAACATAAAACAACCTTTAAACAAGACCTTTAGACATGTGTAAATAGCCAGAGATTCATAGATACATCTCATAGATTGAATAACATCTTTAAAGGAACCCATAAGGTGCACTAAGGCCCCCAAACTGGCAGCACTACCCTTTTGGAGCCCCACACTTCTACATCGCTGTCAGTGATATGCCTATCTCCCTAGTCCGGCGAGGCATCTATTCCCCCCGACTGGTCCGGTGCTGTAATCATGCCCCTTCTGCGTGATTGACGCCCCCAATGTGAAAGGAGTGTGTAACTTACCAAAAAAGGCAAAGGATACGCTAACAGGAGCAAAAAAATGATCTACAAGCAAGACCACCAAGAGATGGTGTAAAGTGACATGGCAGTGTCTAAGCCATGAGCCTGATGAACAAAACTGTCTGTGGAGCTTGATGTATGGCTTCCTGGAAAAATAGGTTTGACAAGTCAACTCCTCTGTTCCTTTATCAATGGGTGACCAGTCCTACAAcacctaccagaagcctgaaatcaTTTCATAGATAAACTAATCCTTAACAGGAATGTCACCGATGCGATCCTAATCTCAGAGCTGCATAAAGTAGTGATACAGACaccaattccagtgatgtgtcacttactgggctgcttaccgTAGTTTTGCCAAAATCAAAGcttttcagcaggagattattattagAGGGCTAGTAAACCTGCTATCATGTAGTTCTCCATAATCATGAGCTCTGTACTACCCCgcccctccactgattggcagatttctgcctatacacagggtggggttatacagagctcagcgttCAGAGAACTGGTTGATCTCCAGCAGAGAAAACTATCAAAACtgtagcaaacagcccagtaagtgacacattgctggaatcagagtctctgcccttacatcatgctgcacTCAGAAGGAGCAAAaatctggtaacagattccctttaatgatgttCACTGTAAAATGAAAGACAAAAACTAGACATTAATGGAGAATATAAAACTATTCTCAACCTACCAGGCTGTTCATTTCTGAGGAATCGTAGCTTCTGCAGGGATGGACGTTTCCGATCGGCTCCATCCCCTCTTCATCCCACATGTACGTGCCATCAGAGCTGTCAGACGGAGAAAGCTCCAGAGACGATGGATCGCGATAATCCATATCAGGGGAGATCCTGCGCTCTCTGTAAGGGCTGCCGCTCGCTTCCACTTCATTTTGCACTAGAGAGGTTTAAGAGAGTGACAATCAGTGTAAGAAATGGCCAGGAGCACAACAGTCAGGTCACTTCTGCAGGACACGTACCAACTTGGCAGCCATGGGTAGCTTCAGCAGGCCCCAGCTGCCATCACCCGCCCACTGAGAATGCCTGGGCAGGACGGGGCAGCTTAAATGCCAGTGTCTGTTATTAACAGcgacatttaaggggttaaacacaatgATAGGAGTGCACTCTTATTGCTCCTGCTAGAGGCGGACGCCGGGTGGAGAGCAGGCCCAGGTCTTGAACCTGCTCCACACACCACAACCCAATGTATGATGGATATATATCAGTCACGGGGAGACAACAAGATAAAAGAAGCCAAGACACAATCCCACTAGAATTGCATGGTGGGGCTTAATTATCACAATATTTTACATAACTTTGTGGAATGTGAAGCAAAAACGCCACATAACCCCCCCAAAAGGTTAAAGAAAATGTACAAGGAGGGCCTGGAGGCCTTTcctgaaaaatataatattacaggttatgggcactCGATTGTGAGgagacgttgatccagggaactagtctgatggaATTTCTCCAATAATACggggcaattagcatctgcctcatgAAGTTTTTGCCTTTttatggatcaacatgttagggtataGGTTTAACTCCATAGCCTTGTGTCTTCTTCCTATGAAACCTCTGCAAAACGCCTCCATTTGTAAAGGAACTGATTACTTTCTGCAACTTGTGGTACTGGTTTGGGAGAGAAATGGCCATGTCTTTATAATCCTGCCCAATCCCTTACAGTACAAATAAGATCTTACAAAAGGGacttaaagggtttttccaggCTTGACACAAAAGTCTGCAGACACTATACGATTCCCGGAATTGGCAGTGTGAGTGGTCATTAAAGTACGTGATTTCCATATCTGCAATCTAGTGCCGACTAGACGTATCAGACTCTTAATTCACTTCTGTTAATAGAGGCCaagcacgtctagttggcatgtgaccgcagGTATGTAAACTGTATACTTGCAGTCGAATGACCACACTTCCATCTGCAATACTAGGGAACCCGGACAGCGTGTACACCGTTACATAGACTGACTGCAGAAGACTTTTGGATTAaacctggacagcccctttaactgTACATGTAGACTGTAAAATAATACAAAGTCAAGCTCCACTTGTAAGGCGTTTTCCCATTTTCGGAGCACCTAGTTCACTGGCTGCTGTTTACTTTAAAAAACAGAAACTGTGCTTTAGTCTGTGTGAGTCAATGGCACAAGATGCTCAGAGCCGCTGAGATCACCGATTGGCTGCAGCATAGTCAACGtaacgtcagcgctgcagacaataacagacacagtGAGCCGCGGCGGAGACTCAGTgtcggacccagggagggtgaatGAAGCAAGGTGGAGGTTTTTCTTCAAGCAAATGCAACTGGTGGACAATGGTTTACAGTCAATGGAAAACTcctttgtgcacacaacgtctttttctGGTGGACTCCTCTGCAGAAACCGCCAGAAAGAACCTATCAGAAAACACTCAAAAGACTGAAGATATGCACTTCTACGTAAAAACGACATTCTGGGCACATGTTTAGGCTTTTGAATGTCAACCTCATCAGGTTTCCAAGACaccaagcagttaaaagaagtgaccagCCCATTCTTCTGGCATATTCCGGTCAGAACTTTACAGTTTAAGTCCATGGGAAAGCCTAAACGACTCATTTTGACATTGCTTAAAAATGCTAGTGGTTTCTTCGTtattcaatggaaaaaaaaacatcacaGAAACCACAGGAAAATCCAAAAAACGCATGTCTGAAAAAAAACATCCTAAAGATGCTCAGGAAATAAcctaaaaaaacaacacaaaaacacCATATTTTCCTGAGGTTTCTTCTGCTTGAAACATTCTGCGGGTTTAAAATTCATCATGTGCACATAGTCCAACAAGCTATCGGAAGCCActggcaaatatttttttttttaattttcaaaaataCAGGaacaataaggaaaaaaaaaacgtaCCTGAAATATTCACACCTATACATCCTTCTGAATCACCGATGTCACTCTCGTTCTTGTCCTGAGATAATTGCTCCGAAGGTTTTTCCGGCACTTTGCTCTCAGACGCTACAAGAACAGTCTTATTGCCATCTTCCAAATCTATGAAATCATCGCTAAAATCTTCGCTGAGGTCATTTTTGTCAGATGACGACAAAGAAGAAATAGAGAGGTCGTCCACATCCTCACTGTAATAACTATCCTTACAATTCAGTTTATCCAAGTTCTCACCAGAGGAATAATGACCGATATCCAAATCTTCCACCTCACTGTCCTGTATATCGGTGGTTTTATTAGACAGTGGGTGGATTTTGTCCATTACGGGGGCAGTAGGAGGATCTTTTTTGTCACTAAAGACATTTTCCCTGTTGGTATAGAATAGTTTGGTTTTTTGTAGAGATGGACGGTTCATCCTGTAGCCCAATGGAACAATTGCAGCAGGACCATTTGATAGGCTAGGTTTCTTTAGACCAAGAGAAGACCCTACAGAATACATCTTGGCAAAACTAGATCTTACTTGTGGGTCATCACCGTTAGAAAGCCCAAATTGCTTAACAGTCCTTGTGAGGGCGTTCTGCCTCAAAGCTGTTTGCATGGGGATATGTTGTGACTGGTAAGGCCTTGTTGGGTCTACTTCCCTATTAAATGAATGAGACCTGGTCAAAGATGCATTTGGAAGCAAAGGATTCTGAACCGAATGGGAAAAACTCTGTGATCTTCTAACATTGGAGAAAGGTTTATTCTCAGTCGACAATGATTTACTTGGAAAGCTTCTACTTGTTGCAGAATTAGCTCTTGGTCTATGTAAACCTGTCGGGGGCTTGTTTGTGTAAAATCCATTAACCTGAGTTTTACAGCTATTGAGCCCAGGGTAGGAGAGCCTTCCAAACTGCGTCCCTTTCAGGAATTTATTAGAATTCGACAGTACGTTTTCATTGGGGTCCTCCTTGCGTGACAACAACATGTTGCTTTGCTTCCTGGGTTTTTGGGGGTCTTTTTCCACTGCTATCTGGGACTGAGGAAACCTTTTTTCAGTGACAGCAATTGGAAGTTCTCTAGAAATCTGGCCATTCTGTTGACACTTTAGTTTCCTCCAGCTGAATGAAAATTCTGGTGTCCGCTCATGGTCACTGTGCTTCTCTCCAACAAGGTGCGATTTACTCAACAAAGTAGTATGTGTGCCATTGGGAACCCGCTGGATAAAGCTTCCTGAGGACTTGGGTCCACCAAATTTAGGTACTTTTGAACCTAAAGAGGCTCGGACCTGTAATTTTTCTTCCATGAGAGGACAGGTGCCTTCAGATTACGGTtagatctaaaaaaaaataaaaaaaataaagagaagagGTTTACCACCATAAAAGATTCAAGAATAATTATACTACCTCTATTTACCATCCTATATACACAGTTTGACGTTTAATAAATCTAAAGCTGCAGTTACACTGGCCAACGGTGGCCAATAATCCACCGCCGATCATCTACAAGCAACCCGATCTGCAGTCATGTAATGGCCAGTTTAGACAGGCCCACGGCAGCTCCATGTGCACAGAACGATCGTTAGTACACCTGTCATTGTCAtagttctccttttttttttttaatcaaatagatttttattgatttataaaatGCAATAAACATTTAACAATAACACGTGTTTTTCAATTCCCCCCAGCATTAACCCCCTTTACCCATCCCCCTTCATACCGATCCCTCCCCCCTTTCCCACTAGACAGCTCACGTCCTTCTTTTAGCACGTCTTGTAACATTACATACTTTAGTATAATATAGTGTCCTTCACTATGAATTTATATACCATTATTTTATAGGCGAAACCTCCTCAGGCCTATTTCCCCTTAATCTCCTCCTAACCCAATTCCAACCAAGGCGTCCACAATTTGTCATACAGAACCATTTTCCTTCTTTTCTGATACACTCCCTTTTCTAAGGCTATGACCTTCCCCGCATACTTGATGTATTCTCTCCTCGAGGGAGGCTCCTCTTTCATCCAGTtttcttgctatgaccttccgagccatgtagaacagtctagcgattgctattttcaCTG is a window encoding:
- the CCSER2 gene encoding serine-rich coiled-coil domain-containing protein 2 isoform X4; its protein translation is MEEKLQVRASLGSKVPKFGGPKSSGSFIQRVPNGTHTTLLSKSHLVGEKHSDHERTPEFSFSWRKLKCQQNGQISRELPIAVTEKRFPQSQIAVEKDPQKPRKQSNMLLSRKEDPNENVLSNSNKFLKGTQFGRLSYPGLNSCKTQVNGFYTNKPPTGLHRPRANSATSRSFPSKSLSTENKPFSNVRRSQSFSHSVQNPLLPNASLTRSHSFNREVDPTRPYQSQHIPMQTALRQNALTRTVKQFGLSNGDDPQVRSSFAKMYSVGSSLGLKKPSLSNGPAAIVPLGYRMNRPSLQKTKLFYTNRENVFSDKKDPPTAPVMDKIHPLSNKTTDIQDSEVEDLDIGHYSSGENLDKLNCKDSYYSEDVDDLSISSLSSSDKNDLSEDFSDDFIDLEDGNKTVLVASESKVPEKPSEQLSQDKNESDIGDSEGCIGVNISVQNEVEASGSPYRERRISPDMDYRDPSSLELSPSDSSDGTYMWDEEGMEPIGNVHPCRSYDSSEMNSLDILNNLDSCDLEDDDLMLDVDLPEDNACDMGKVENMSHFERTDRSLRQQQQVFWKRAPPRLNGQEQYHLSNPDHYHNGRGSSYLESPTDHRESYGSPNFYSQSPRTTQMMGIRDNTVILDEMTLCHMVQDCTTVKTQLLKLKRLLQQEDDPESPMPEVQQSYPTTLEPQDTDTVLKTEDLLREIQQLKEESKKKDETIKHLQEQLKTTCKCQKESQESKAVKPKQHDKYTQTSWRRSSSGYSAPSFCPWQGPYQGSPRTGPPHRRQTSNITVFHQHPQFYRPHFGKTNSPSTCRAPKYT
- the CCSER2 gene encoding serine-rich coiled-coil domain-containing protein 2 isoform X5, which gives rise to MEEKLQVRASLGSKVPKFGGPKSSGSFIQRVPNGTHTTLLSKSHLVGEKHSDHERTPEFSFSWRKLKCQQNGQISRELPIAVTEKRFPQSQIAVEKDPQKPRKQSNMLLSRKEDPNENVLSNSNKFLKGTQFGRLSYPGLNSCKTQVNGFYTNKPPTGLHRPRANSATSRSFPSKSLSTENKPFSNVRRSQSFSHSVQNPLLPNASLTRSHSFNREVDPTRPYQSQHIPMQTALRQNALTRTVKQFGLSNGDDPQVRSSFAKMYSVGSSLGLKKPSLSNGPAAIVPLGYRMNRPSLQKTKLFYTNRENVFSDKKDPPTAPVMDKIHPLSNKTTDIQDSEVEDLDIGHYSSGENLDKLNCKDSYYSEDVDDLSISSLSSSDKNDLSEDFSDDFIDLEDGNKTVLVASESKVPEKPSEQLSQDKNESDIGDSEGCIGVNISVQNEVEASGSPYRERRISPDMDYRDPSSLELSPSDSSDGTYMWDEEGMEPIGNVHPCRSYDSSEMNSLDILNNLDSCDLEDDDLMLDVDLPEDNACDMGKVENMSHFERTDRSLRQQQQVFWKRAPPRLNGQEQYHLSNPDHYHNGRGSSYLESPTDHRESYGSPNFYSQSPRTTQMMGIRDNTVILDEMTLCHMVQDCTTVKTQLLKLKRLLQQEDDPESPMPEVQQSYPTTLEPQDTDTVLKTEDLLREIQQLKEESKKKDETIKHLQEQLSGYSAPSFCPWQGPYQGSPRTGPPHRRQRVEELVHYFSDKACLKYYSVPSTSPILQTTLREN
- the CCSER2 gene encoding serine-rich coiled-coil domain-containing protein 2 isoform X3, with amino-acid sequence MEEKLQVRASLGSKVPKFGGPKSSGSFIQRVPNGTHTTLLSKSHLVGEKHSDHERTPEFSFSWRKLKCQQNGQISRELPIAVTEKRFPQSQIAVEKDPQKPRKQSNMLLSRKEDPNENVLSNSNKFLKGTQFGRLSYPGLNSCKTQVNGFYTNKPPTGLHRPRANSATSRSFPSKSLSTENKPFSNVRRSQSFSHSVQNPLLPNASLTRSHSFNREVDPTRPYQSQHIPMQTALRQNALTRTVKQFGLSNGDDPQVRSSFAKMYSVGSSLGLKKPSLSNGPAAIVPLGYRMNRPSLQKTKLFYTNRENVFSDKKDPPTAPVMDKIHPLSNKTTDIQDSEVEDLDIGHYSSGENLDKLNCKDSYYSEDVDDLSISSLSSSDKNDLSEDFSDDFIDLEDGNKTVLVASESKVPEKPSEQLSQDKNESDIGDSEGCIGVNISVQNEVEASGSPYRERRISPDMDYRDPSSLELSPSDSSDGTYMWDEEGMEPIGNVHPCRSYDSSEMNSLDILNNLDSCDLEDDDLMLDVDLPEDNACDMGKVENMSHFERTDRSLRQQQQVFWKRAPPRLNGQEQYHLSNPDHYHNGRGSSYLESPTDHRESYGSPNFYSQSPRTTQMMGIRDNTVILDEMTLCHMVQDCTTVKTQLLKLKRLLQQEDDPESPMPEVQQSYPTTLEPQDTDTVLKTEDLLREIQQLKEESKKKDETIKHLQEQLKTTCKCQKESQESKAVKPKQHDKYTQTSWRRSSSGYSAPSFCPWQGPYQGSPRTGPPHRRQRVEELVHYFSDKACLKYYSVPSTSPILQTTLREN